A portion of the Salminus brasiliensis chromosome 9, fSalBra1.hap2, whole genome shotgun sequence genome contains these proteins:
- the rbp1.1 gene encoding retinol-binding protein 1.1, giving the protein MPGLYHGFWKMISNENFEDYLKALDVNIAVRKIATLVFCDKDINQNGDHFIIRTFSAFRSYSMEFDIGQEFEEDLRGIDDRKCMTTVIWNGDRLECVQKGEVEGRGWTHWIDGDNLHVEMRARGAVCKQVYKRA; this is encoded by the exons ATGCCAGGTCTTTACCACGGGTTCTGGAAAATGATCAGTAATGAGAACTTCGAGGACTATCTGAAAGCTCTCG ATGTGAACATCGCCGTCAGGAAAATCGCCACCCTGGTCTTCTGTGATAAAGACATCAACCAGAACGGCGATCACTTCATCATCAGGACCTTCAGCGCGTTCAGAAGCTACAGTATGGAGTTCGACATCGGCCAGGAGTTTGAGGAGGATCTGAGAGGCATAGACGACAGGAAATGTATG ACAACCGTGATCTGGAACGGAGATAGGCTGGAATGTGTGCAGAAAGGAGAGGTTGAGGGCCGAGGTTGGACCCACTGGATCGACGGAGACAACCTTCATGTG GAGATGAGAGCACGAGGGGCAGTATGCAAGCAGGTCTACAAGAGGGCCTAA